The Glycine soja cultivar W05 chromosome 19, ASM419377v2, whole genome shotgun sequence genomic sequence ACAATATTGTATGGTAGTATCACTTACCAAACCAAAACACTGGCTAAGACAACATATAAAAACTGCAAAAGAAAGATTTCGTTGAGTTCtgaaaaatcacataaaaaaaaaagcaacaatTTCAGACATATAAAAATTGTCAAACCAATACGTATACTATAACACAACATtatgtagaagaagaaaaattgcaAAGAGCAGAGATGTGTTTTTGCAACTTACAGAGGATGAAGATAAAGAGGAGAGATGAAGATAAGGAGTCATGTGCAACCAACGTATCATCACAAGAGTCATAATTAAGCAATCGTGGCTTCAACGTAATTGCAAACTCGCTCGTTAATTTGGCACCAAATATCTACTGGAAAATAATTGGAAGAGGAGAGcattattaattacaatttcAAGGATGACGTTATTCTAAATAAACCCTTAGATAATTGGAAAGATTGAGATTATCTCAAATGTGGGGAGTACAAGAAAAAGTGGACTCATCATAAAGCATCCCAATCCCAGCATGTGGTAGATTCCATTCTAGCCTATTTTCTCATTAAAATTATCTCAaaccaataattatttttttaaagaaaaataaattagacgTGTGAAAATACCTTGTACAATTAATACTTCCCATCCCATGaaatcatatattaataaaaaaaatgatattataggTTAGATTTAAACATAagtaaatttaactaattttatttttattatttttaactcattttttatttaattttaattctatttttaataactttttttttatttatgatgtcaagtttcaatgaaaatatttttaaaatagtgtaatattttacttaagattaataaaattaaataatgtcaattaactttttaattagtataaatttaattattttttcatatacatGAGGTTAGAGGGAATAACACATTCTAAGAAAACAAAGAGAATGCATATGAATTGAATgacacaagaaaataaaacatttacataAAGAATTACCAAAAGTGTGATAAATCTATCCATCTACTAACTTTCATTTGTGACCAAAGAGCATCCGTGAcacatttaaaaacaaatttattaaaactcTACACATTTAAGAATGAAAATGGTTATTTACTCAAAATacaatttaatctttattttctctcatgttTTAATCGAACACAACATTACAATAAGTACATAAAAATATAGGAAAACATGTATAAGTTAGAACAAATATAATAgtaaacataatattgattaataagcatAATTTGTTTGTTACTCCGAAACTTCTAATGTAACAATACCTTACCCAAAATATGAGACTTAAATAAAAATCCACAATTATTAAgttaatccttaaaaaaaaagaaatctaaCTTAATTTTATCACTACCTAATGTTGTATTTCATAGCAACAAACTGATTATGTTTATTAACAAATAGTATgcatattattatgtttgttctaaTTTATGTATGCTTTCCTATTTTTAAAgtgtttattgtaatgttatgcttaaaatgattaaaaaagaaggaaaatgtgaagattaaattatatttttgataaatagtcattttcgtcTTTGTATGGGTAGTGAGTTGACAAATTTATTCCTAAATGTATTACGCAaactctttcattaaatataacAGATAAAAGTTGACGgatgaataaatttattgtacttttttcacttttagagactaaagtttgaatttttatctttaatttatcaGTGCTTTACAcattcaagaataaaaataattatttgtcatttttttcaatcatttattgtaattttttatgtaaatgttTCATTTTCTTGTGTCATTCAACTCATATgtattctctttatttttttagagtgtGTTATTCCGTCTAAGCTcatgtataagaaaaaataattaaatttacacTAATCAAAAAAGTTAGTTGACATCACTTAATATTATTAAtctcaagtaaaaaataaaaatattttaaaaatatttttcattaaaacttgatatcataaataaaaagaattcttgaaaataaaattaaaattaaatgatgtgatcaaataagataaaattaacttGTTTGACTTATATTCATCACACtagatattaaaatttaaatactcaaaaataaatttagcaGCGTCCTACacgaaaataattgttaaagaaaaatcatGTAGGTAAACAAAATCCATTATGACTCAATGCATTGAATCAAATATACAATGTCTAAAGTCAAATGTGAGAAAAGAAGACGAAAGAAATACAgaggagaaaaaagaataaaaaaaatagatgagaTATGAGGTTGTTCTATCTCAGCATTCCGTGACAAGGTTTATATCACAGCCTGCATGCACTAAGAATTAATATTCACAGCCGCATATCCCATTCCTCAAATATAGGAATCATCGTAAGTGAGTTCAGACGACGCGGTAGTTACACGGCCCTTGCCACCTCCCTGTCCTTTCCGGCGGTTCCCCCCGCCGCAAGTAATTGAAATCTCAATCCCAAACACCGACCCGAAACATGAACACGGCCCGCCGCCACGCCCACGCCGTCTCGACGTCTGACCCACGCgcttcgacgttttcctcatcACCTTCTTCCTCTCATCGTCGTAGTCCTCATACGCCGGCGTAAGCTCGTTCCTCCACCTCTCAATCTTCGTCTTCATCCCCTCCGTGCCGCTATTCTCCGACCACCCATCCATCCCCGAGATCTCCGAAGTGCACGGCGCAGGCGGCGGCATGGGTAACAACCCCTTCGCGATCGCCGCCGCCACCACCGACGGCTAGGGCCCCACATCTGAAATAAGCGAGCCTTCGTTGAAAACGCCACCTTTCCGCACACCCTCGTCCGAATCCTGCCCATCGTAACCGTAATGCTTTGCATTCCCATGGTAGGCGTAATCATTAACGGTGGAGTCGTTTTTCTCGCTCTGACAACGTTGTAGCGTCAAAAGACTAGAATCCAAGGGCAAGTGGTGATGCTGAGTATTGTCGTCGTCGTCGTCCTCGGTTTTCgcgtttttgtttttaatgatgTTGTCCCAATAGCCCACAGCGGAGGAGCTGAGTTCGGAATAAAGCGGCATGCTCCGCATGGTGCTGTCGAGGAGGTTGATGCCGATGTTGAGAATCCCTTGCGGGCGGCCGGAGGGACGGCGAATTTGGAGGGCTACGAAGCGGAGCTTGGGTTTGCGGTTGGGAGGGAGGAGGTTGGTAACCAGGACGGCGACGGTGCCGATGAGGACCTGGCGGAGCCAGGCGTGGGAGTAGATCTCGACCATGATGACGGAGTTGTCGGAATTGAGGAAGTTGTCGTCGACGCGGAAGACAAACTTCTCGTTCCAGGTGGGGTTGGTGTGGCCAATTTGCGCTCTGGGTGGAGCCACGCCACCGCGTAGGCCCGAACGGATTTCGACACCTGGGCCAGCTCTTGGGCCGAGATCACGTTGATTTCTAGGAGCTGGTACGGAGGTGCAACCGCCGACATGGTTTGAATGGGGTGGTGCTACGGTGGTGGATCAATGATCACAACCACTCACTCACCCGTCGTGCCAATTCAAAAGTCAAAAGTCTCTCAACTCATTTTGTTTGGGTTAtagttattttcattatattggAAGCGTCAACCTTCTATTTTTGGGTCATTAGGTTATGTGCGCAGGGAACGGAAAACAAAattcacaaacaaacaaaccctaACCAATTGGGTGAGTATCGTTTTTAGTTATATCCACAATTAATctatagaatttattttaaagtaattgaaGATTTTTGTTGtagttaattttttgttgattttctcAAGGCTTATCTGATGCGTCAGATCAAAATCTTTGTGTCAAACCTCTGTCAACTCAGGATCAGGATATGAAAAGTAAAGATGTTAAATCAGCATGCAAGCATAATACCACAgcttataatgaaaatattacgATGGCTAGTTCTTCACGTCTGGGAGAagtaaaaatatctttgaattcTGACTCTGCGTTGGGACAACCAAACTTTAGTATTCCTAATTTGGATATTGTTATGAAGTTCATGGATAAGAAGTACATTCGCTCTTGCAACACTTTTGAGCCTCAATTTTCTATGGCAAAGCTATTGGATGACCTTTGCAGGTCTTATCTCAAGTTGGGATATCGAAAGGGATCAAATTCCAAGCATGCCAATTCACAGCAATATGTTAATcaaggtgaaaggaatcatttTCGTTTTATCCGTGACATAACAAAAGGTTCAGAAAAGGTGAAAATATCATTAATAGATGAAACTGGTAGtgaagacttgccaaagtttAATTACATACCatgtaatataatatatcaaagtactattgtaaatatttctttGGCTCGGATTTCGGATGATCAGGGTTGCTGTTCTGATTGTTCAGGCAACTGTCTTTCCTCACCATTGCCTTGTCCATGTGCTCAGGAAACTGGTGGAGAGTTTGCTTACACTCCACAAGGTTTGTTGAAAGAAGAATTTTTAATAGCTTGTGTGTCTATGAAGAATGAACCTCAAGATCATCATTATGTGTACTGTCAAGAATGCCCTTTGGAGAAGTCCAAGAATGAGTACATGCCCGAACGATGCAAGGGGCATATGGTTAGGAAATTTATAAAGGAATGTTGGAGGAAATGTGGGAATCGGATAGTGCAACGGGGTATAACATGCAAATTGCAGGTAAGCAATTCTCCGAATACTCTTACAACTTAGAGCATGTTTGGAGTTTTGTTTGGGATGCTCTAAATTCAGTTTGGATAGTAAACTCAGTTTCATGACGTGTTTGGTTATCAAAAGTATGTTTGCTCAGCGCTACGAATGttagttgttgatgaatacatcgTCATCTTCCCGCCTTCTTCAGGTGTTCTCAACTGGTGAAGGAAAAGGCTGGGCCTACCAAAAGGAACTTTTGTATGTGAATATGTAGGAGAAATATTAACCAATACGGAGTTATACGACAGGATTATGCAGGATATTGGCAACGAGAGACATACATATCCTGTAACTCTTGATGCGGACTGGGGCTCAAAACAAGGGTTAAAGGATGAGGAGGCACTATGTTTAGATGCAACAAACAATGGAAATGTTGAAAGGCTCATCAATCATAGGTAACCAAATACCAAGAATAATACCTTTTTGAAATTCATCAATAGCATTTTccatttaaaattagaattacaATGTATCAATTTTTTATCCAATCATAAACTATCGTGTGTGATagttttgttaacttttataataactatttttaaaagttatacctTAGATGATTCCTAATTGGTtgaaggcttaaatatgtttttggtagtgctttttcatttttctaattttagttcATCTAAGTAGGCATTTTACCAATTTTGGTTcctctaaaatattttgttaatttttagtcGTTGTAAATGTGTGTTTTCcaattttggtccttgtaagatTCTAAATTATAGTCCCCATCAGTTCACCCTTACGAAGATCAAAACTAGAAAAAAtgcaaatttataataattaaaaatgaataaaatatctaacatggatcaaaattgaaaagacATAAATGTAgtggaattaaaatttaaaaaatgaacttacaggaataaaaaattgaaaaacgccGACTtataatgacaaaaaatatatttaaaccttggttgaaaatgtaaaaataatttcagatgaaaatataaaaatccttATAATGAGCTAACTCCAAAAACTCGTCTTCAATTTGAATTGTAGGCTGTCACTTACCTGCATGAAGCCGGAATCGCTAGTAATCGCCGGTCAGTCATACGGCGGTGAATTCGTTCTCGGGTCTTGTACATACCACCCGTCACACTATGGGAGCTGGCTATGCCCGAAGTCGTTACCTTAACGCAAGGAGAGGGGTGCCAAAGGTAGGGCTAGTGACTGGAGTGAAGTCGTAACAAGGTAGTTGTCCTGGAAGGTGCGGTTGGATCACCTCCTTTTCAGGGAGAGCTAATGCTTGTTGGGTAGTTTAGTTTAACACTTTTCACACCCAAAAAGAAAAGTTATGTCTGCCTAAAATGATAATATGAAaagtaatcttttaaaattattatttgcatGACCTAGCAGATAAAATTTTAGCATCTTTAATGGCCAAACATGTTCAGTTTTATGTTTTCACTGTGTACTGTTCGCCAACCATTATTGATCTGTGTTTGTCATTGCAGATGCTATGATGCAAATCTCATAGACATTCCTGTTGAAATAGAGAGTCGTGCTCATCATTTTATCATGTGATGATTAGTTTCTTTTATATTTGCATAGTTCTCTTTTACGATATTGATTTGCTTAGTTTTGTGCAacaccataaaaattaaatgcttaattgtacttttgatctcaaatataataattgtgtGATTTTGGTATCTCAGTTTCTAATTACATGAATTAACTCCTCCCGTTATTGCAACTGTGCAATTTTAGTCACATTTTTAATCCCTATGATATCACATTTGTGAGACCAAACATGACGTCATCATGTGTCAAGCAACATGTTAGCTGCCACCATCATCTAGTCCATGCcagcaaaatatattttatagaatGAAAGAGGGGTCAAAATCTAACAATTGCAATACCTGGAGAACCAACATTGTtattaagcaaaaattaaattacggGCATATACTTAGATTTTGTGTTTTGTTCCTTTTGTGCAGCTTGCGTTCTTCACCAACAGGAGAGTGAGTGCAAATGAGGAGTTGACATGGGTAAGTCAATTGGACCGATTTAAGACTTACTTCTTATTGTGCGTTTGCAATAGTTTATGAATTTAGTTTAATGCACTAATGTTGTAAAGAGTTTTTGCATTATCATTTAGTTATAAATTGTCCTGCAACGTAAAAGGTTTTAGAGAGCTTTTGGCAAAAAAAATTCCTGCAACATTGGTGACAAGTAAAGCATTCTTTTGTTTTGGCACAGGCATGGTTTTCTAGTGTTAGGTCTATAATACTTATATGACATTATCTGCAGGATTATGGTATTGTTTTTGCTGATCACGACCATCCTATTAAAGCATTTCAGTGTTGTTGTGGAAGCGTACGTCTTTTGTTGTGATAAGAAACAAAAAGGTTAGTTCAATGAAACAAGTGGTGTTTTGCTTATATATTGTTTGTAGGTGAATTCTGCTTTTAGTTTGGCTGGCTTCTCCATTCTCATCAAGCTTTATCTGTATATTGTTTGTTACtttctaataaataatgttCAGGAGGCTTTTGGTCTTTGACTGTATTGTTTAAAAGAATATGAGAAGACTGATGAAgtttctactttcatttatggTGATTCAACTTgtaggaaaaggaaaaatagaaaatcagGTTGATGTAACAAGAGGAATGTCTGAACTCAAACAATTGAAGTGAAGCACTCGAAGGTGGgaaacaaataaatttcttGAGGAATTCCTTGTTCTATTTCCATTATGTATCCAAACTGTAATTTCAACACCATTTGGTTCATATATTGAAGCATCATGTTAgtacaaattattaattttaattagatgaTAGTCTTGACATTTTCTCTCCAATGATGTCTTTTGTGAAGCACTCTTTGATCTATTTGGTGCCTTCGCTTAAGATGCCGTTGCCTACCTACTATTCATCATTAGGGGAAGGAACTACAATGCTGAAAATGAAAACTAAGAAACTCAGGAGTCTAGATGTACAGGTGGGAGTAATTTGGACTTTTATTCGTTAATTTTGTCTGCAAATGTTTTGGGCATTTGTTGTTAATTGATTTGTAACATCCTGCCCAAAGTGGGCATATAGAACTCAATTTGAATTTGTCAGAAATTTTATTGTAGTCTATTAGGATTGGATAACATCCTTTTAGTCAAGGATCAGATGATTATGAGGCATCATCCTATGTATAAATTATCTTAATTGCCTTCTTAgtctatatttaataaaaccAACCGAAAAGTtagttaaaattgaaaaattagttgGTGAGtgaaagttgatttttttaatttatagaattGTAAATATCttgataaaagagaaaaaattatgtactaataatataaattaattttataatatattcatttaattacaaataattatgtatgataactttgttaacttttatcctattaattttaaaattatacaaatagtaatttgtaactaaatgactgtaaaaattgttttatactactgtataataattaaactctttgataaaattgtctgttaaaaataaatataaaatgaaaaaaatagatataaatgACAACCACCATTGAAGATTCGTGGCTATATAAAGTCTCTCTTTCATAgatttgttttctctctcttctgaGTTTTTAATTTCCTTAAGATTAGATTCGGATGAACTTTGGTTTGAACTTTTTGTAATTGATTTACGTGGATTAAGTTATTGAATATA encodes the following:
- the LOC114399849 gene encoding histone-lysine N-methyltransferase SUVR4-like; this encodes MKSKDVKSACKHNTTAYNENITMASSSRLGEVKISLNSDSALGQPNFSIPNLDIVMKFMDKKYIRSCNTFEPQFSMAKLLDDLCRSYLKLGYRKGSNSKHANSQQYVNQGERNHFRFIRDITKGSEKVKISLIDETGSEDLPKFNYIPCNIIYQSTIVNISLARISDDQGCCSDCSGNCLSSPLPCPCAQETGGEFAYTPQGLLKEEFLIACVSMKNEPQDHHYVYCQECPLEKSKNEYMPERCKGHMVRKFIKECWRKCGNRIVQRGITCKLQVSNSPNTLTT